The Quercus robur chromosome 7, dhQueRobu3.1, whole genome shotgun sequence genome has a segment encoding these proteins:
- the LOC126692474 gene encoding PRA1 family protein B4 has translation MSSTTSPPILPISNTTTTAQSSQPPIATPAFRNFISNITESVRNNLAQRRPWSELVDRSAFSKPESFSDATLRVRKNYSYFRINYLTVIGLVLAFSLLSNPISLLVLLGLLSAWLFLYLFRPSDQPLVLFGRAFSDRETLGILAVSSIFVIFLTSVGSLLISALLIGVALVCAHGAFRAPEDLFLDEQENVSTGFLSFIGGAASNAAVAAAAATPAVAARV, from the coding sequence ATGTCCTCCACCACATCTCCCCCAATTCTCCCAATCtcaaacaccaccaccaccgcccaATCGTCCCAACCACCAATCGCCACCCCAGCTTTTCGCAACTTCATCAGCAACATAACCGAATCGGTCCGCAACAACCTCGCCCAGCGCCGCCCGTGGTCCGAGCTCGTCGACCGATCCGCTTTCTCGAAACCCGAATCCTTTTCCGACGCCACCCTCCGCGTCCGCAAGAACTACTCCTACTTCCGCATCAACTACCTCACCGTCATCGGACTGGTCCTcgctttctctctcctctctaaCCCTATCTCTCTCCTCGTCCTCCTCGGCCTCCTCTCCGCTTGGCTCTTCCTCTACCTCTTCCGCCCCTCCGATCAGCCTCTAGTCCTCTTCGGCCGTGCTTTCTCCGATAGGGAAACCCTAGGTATCCTCGCCGTTTCGAGCATCTTCGTCATTTTCCTCACCTCCGTCGGATCGCTACTCATCTCAGCTCTCCTCATCGGAGTCGCTCTTGTTTGTGCTCACGGCGCGTTTAGGGCTCCGGAAGATCTGTTTCTCGATGAACAAGAAAATGTCTCCACCGGATTTCTCTCCTTCATTGGCGGCGCTGCCTCCAACGCCGCAGTCGCCGCTGCTGCAGCAACTCCTGCCGTCGCCGCACGCGTCTGA